In a single window of the Acidobacteriaceae bacterium genome:
- a CDS encoding biopolymer transporter ExbD: MSIAKRDEGKKVNSNINVTPMVDVMLVLLIIFMVITPMLNNKVNVTLPVVTAATMMDAANKEDAITVAVTRDGHVFLGGDPVALGDLGQKVADLEAKKTDPAADKSVYLRADERANYGKVMDTIDALRTAGVSQLNLLTDNQSQAS, from the coding sequence AGAAGGTCAACTCGAACATCAATGTCACGCCGATGGTGGACGTGATGCTGGTGCTCCTGATCATCTTCATGGTCATCACCCCGATGTTGAACAACAAAGTGAACGTCACGCTGCCGGTCGTGACCGCGGCGACGATGATGGATGCCGCGAATAAAGAGGACGCCATTACCGTAGCGGTGACTCGCGATGGCCACGTCTTCCTTGGCGGCGATCCGGTCGCGCTGGGCGATCTCGGCCAGAAGGTGGCGGATCTTGAGGCGAAGAAGACGGATCCGGCGGCCGACAAGTCGGTCTATCTGCGTGCAGACGAGCGCGCAAATTACGGCAAGGTGATGGACACGATCGACGCTCTGCGTACGGCCGGCGTCAGCCAACTGAACTTGCTGACCGATAATCAATCGCAGGCATCGTAG